One window from the genome of Micromonospora aurantiaca ATCC 27029 encodes:
- a CDS encoding DegT/DnrJ/EryC1/StrS family aminotransferase: protein MDGNNDAPAPSPPRPVQNGSELPEQLALHGGQPVRRTPWPTYDKGAVFVHTEDEDAAIRAVRSHLYFRYDHRPPNETECGRFEDELCRYFGTRHALAVSSGTAALALALMGAGVPPGSLVACPGFTFVATPSAIVLAGCRPFLVEVDDDLRMDLDDLRRRWHPEIRAVMVVHMRGFAADVEALSAFAAEMGVPLIEDAVPALGAELNGRKLGTFGAAGAFSTQSDKALNCGEGGFLITDDSTLFARAVALSGAYEGRLRRHFPDGEPPLTGLDLPLLSLRMDEIRAALLRAELTRLPQRLALFHRNYAHVSGALAGLPGIAVRRPVAPGAYLGEAFVFRVPGGDAGWFARALRAEGIDARNIGADDDLNVRAFWNWRFLYDSADPGEIRATLPRTARLLTETVDVPLSSNLTPGDCDDLVRAVRKVAVARETALVGS from the coding sequence GTGGACGGGAACAACGACGCTCCCGCACCGAGCCCGCCGAGGCCGGTGCAGAACGGCTCTGAGCTGCCCGAACAGCTCGCCCTGCACGGCGGACAGCCGGTGCGGCGCACGCCCTGGCCGACGTACGACAAGGGCGCCGTGTTCGTGCACACCGAGGACGAGGACGCGGCTATTCGCGCCGTCCGCAGTCACCTCTACTTCCGATACGACCATCGGCCGCCGAACGAAACCGAATGCGGGCGGTTCGAGGACGAACTGTGTCGCTATTTCGGCACCCGGCACGCGCTGGCCGTTTCCAGCGGGACCGCCGCACTGGCGCTCGCCCTGATGGGCGCCGGAGTGCCGCCGGGATCATTGGTGGCCTGCCCCGGATTCACTTTCGTCGCCACCCCCAGCGCCATTGTCCTGGCCGGTTGCCGGCCATTCCTGGTCGAGGTCGACGACGACCTGCGGATGGACCTCGACGACCTGCGCCGCCGCTGGCACCCCGAGATCCGCGCCGTCATGGTCGTGCACATGCGCGGCTTCGCCGCCGACGTCGAGGCGCTGTCCGCGTTCGCCGCCGAGATGGGCGTGCCGCTCATCGAGGACGCGGTGCCCGCGCTCGGCGCCGAACTCAACGGCCGCAAGCTCGGCACGTTCGGGGCCGCCGGGGCGTTCAGCACCCAGTCCGACAAGGCGCTCAACTGCGGCGAGGGCGGTTTCCTGATCACCGACGACAGCACGCTGTTCGCGCGGGCGGTGGCGCTGTCCGGGGCGTACGAGGGGCGGCTGCGGCGGCACTTCCCGGACGGCGAGCCGCCGCTGACCGGCCTGGACCTGCCGCTGCTGAGCCTGCGGATGGACGAGATCCGGGCGGCACTGCTGCGCGCCGAGCTGACCCGGCTGCCGCAGCGGCTGGCGCTGTTCCACCGCAACTACGCGCACGTCAGCGGCGCCCTGGCCGGGCTGCCCGGCATCGCGGTCCGGCGGCCGGTCGCGCCCGGGGCGTACCTCGGGGAGGCGTTCGTGTTCCGCGTACCAGGCGGCGACGCGGGCTGGTTCGCCCGCGCGCTGCGGGCCGAGGGGATCGACGCCCGCAACATCGGCGCGGACGACGACCTCAACGTCCGGGCGTTCTGGAACTGGCGGTTCCTGTACGACAGCGCCGACCCCGGCGAGATCCGCGCGACGCTGCCACGTACCGCACGGCTGCTGACCGAGACCGTCGACGTGCCGCTGTCGTCCAACCTCACGCCCGGGGACTGCGACGA
- a CDS encoding serine/threonine protein kinase, which translates to MWDFDPAAAFVVFGDQDSGCVSYGVESAGRRWFVKRAGTPAARESLTRALGLHAAVRHPAVVRPELVRDGTDGPTLVYPWCDGVVLNHATAGGGSDRSGLARFQRLPVAEVRAALDIILDAHLAVSAAGYVAVDLYDGCFLYDFDARRMRLIDLDEYRPGPFVLDSDRLPGSRRYLSPEELTRGATIDERTTVHALGRTLHHLLDAPSGWRGTAAERAVADRAARSDPAERYATVSALVRDWRAA; encoded by the coding sequence GTGTGGGATTTCGACCCGGCCGCCGCGTTCGTGGTCTTCGGCGACCAGGACTCCGGATGCGTCTCCTACGGCGTGGAGTCGGCAGGCCGGCGCTGGTTCGTCAAGCGGGCCGGGACACCCGCGGCGCGAGAGTCGCTGACCCGCGCGCTGGGCCTGCACGCCGCGGTCCGGCACCCGGCAGTGGTCCGGCCCGAGCTGGTCCGCGACGGCACCGACGGCCCGACGCTGGTGTACCCGTGGTGCGACGGCGTCGTGCTCAACCACGCCACAGCCGGCGGCGGCAGCGACCGGAGCGGGCTGGCCCGCTTCCAGCGGCTGCCGGTCGCCGAGGTACGCGCGGCGCTGGACATCATCCTCGACGCCCACCTGGCCGTGAGCGCGGCCGGGTACGTCGCCGTCGACCTGTACGACGGATGCTTCCTCTACGACTTCGACGCCCGCCGGATGCGGCTGATCGACCTGGACGAGTACCGGCCGGGACCGTTCGTGCTCGACTCCGACCGGCTGCCCGGCTCCCGTCGCTACCTGTCGCCGGAGGAGCTGACCCGGGGCGCGACGATCGACGAGCGCACCACGGTCCATGCGCTCGGTCGTACGCTGCACCACCTGCTCGACGCTCCGTCCGGCTGGCGGGGCACGGCCGCCGAGCGCGCGGTCGCCGACCGGGCCGCCCGGTCCGATCCGGCGGAGCGGTACGCCACTGTGTCCGCGTTGGTCCGCGACTGGCGAGCCGCCTGA
- a CDS encoding Acg family FMN-binding oxidoreductase, with translation MNSSSTRIEQDPRVRVLEAAARQSLHAPSVFNTQPWRWRVTGDALELRADADRQLAHTDPDGRLLMLSCGAALHHARVSLTAVGWAVTVERLPDPGDPSLLARVRTTGPADLDVPAGRLVDAIPRRRTDRRAYGDRPVPEAVLARLGDAVEAEGAHLHVVRPDQMPMLAVSTGRAADAELADPAYREELHRWTHRPEGSGDGVPAATAVRPSPRRVPLRDYAPGGAAGLSAGADFDRGAAYLILFGESDEPAAWLRGGEALSALLLTATAEGLASAPLSDAVELAWPRRMMRDLLAGIGDPYLVVRVGWGPDAELPPAPRRAPADVIEVVD, from the coding sequence ATGAACAGCTCATCGACCCGCATCGAGCAGGACCCGAGGGTACGGGTGCTGGAGGCGGCCGCCCGGCAGTCCCTGCACGCCCCGTCGGTGTTCAACACCCAGCCCTGGCGCTGGCGGGTCACCGGCGACGCGCTGGAGTTGCGCGCCGACGCGGACCGGCAGCTCGCCCACACCGACCCGGACGGCCGGCTGCTCATGCTGAGCTGCGGCGCCGCCCTGCACCACGCGCGCGTGTCGCTGACGGCGGTCGGCTGGGCGGTCACCGTGGAGCGGCTGCCCGACCCGGGCGACCCGTCGCTGCTGGCCCGGGTGCGTACCACCGGCCCGGCCGACCTGGACGTCCCGGCGGGCCGCCTGGTCGACGCCATTCCGCGCCGCCGCACCGACCGCCGGGCGTACGGGGACCGGCCGGTGCCGGAGGCGGTGCTGGCCCGGCTCGGGGACGCCGTGGAGGCCGAGGGCGCGCACCTGCACGTGGTCCGGCCGGACCAGATGCCGATGCTCGCCGTCTCCACCGGTCGCGCCGCCGACGCGGAGCTGGCCGACCCCGCGTACCGGGAGGAGCTGCACCGCTGGACCCACCGCCCGGAGGGCAGCGGCGACGGGGTGCCCGCCGCCACCGCCGTGCGACCGTCCCCGCGCCGGGTGCCGCTGCGCGACTACGCCCCCGGCGGGGCGGCCGGGCTCAGCGCGGGCGCGGACTTCGACCGGGGCGCGGCGTACCTGATCCTGTTCGGCGAGTCCGACGAGCCGGCAGCCTGGCTGCGCGGCGGCGAGGCGCTGTCGGCGCTGCTGCTCACCGCCACCGCCGAAGGGCTGGCCAGCGCGCCGCTCAGCGACGCCGTGGAGCTGGCCTGGCCGCGCCGGATGATGCGCGACCTGCTCGCCGGCATCGGCGACCCGTACCTGGTGGTGCGCGTCGGCTGGGGCCCGGACGCGGAGCTGCCGCCGGCGCCGCGCCGCGCGCCCGCCGACGTGATCGAGGTGGTGGACTAG
- a CDS encoding PucR family transcriptional regulator, giving the protein MTSEAGTGQRAAHLNLDAGVAETLRARLPMVAERTVSAITAEVPDYSGALTGAMRAKIENAVRIALGTFLQLIEGTQAFDPSTPLAPALEAAYALGSGEARSGRSMDALLAAYRVGARVAWREVSTTTVRSGLAAETVAEFAELMFAYIDELSAASVAGHADELASAGRMRRRSLERLTQQLLAGEPEESLRRSAERADWPPPQTLTVVLLPRRHLRAVLALLSPYTLESGEDLPGMNPVEELAVLLVPDMHGGRRRQLTRLLHGHRAVLGPARPWHRVAASYQRATRALALGLGEADAGPVDTERHLATLLLSMDPEALADLRAQALAPLAALPPATAHRLAETLRSWLLHQGRRDDVAADLYVHPQTVRYRMGKLRELFGDRLHDPATVLDLTIALAVPPEPEEA; this is encoded by the coding sequence ATGACGTCGGAGGCCGGCACGGGGCAGCGCGCCGCGCACCTCAACCTCGACGCCGGGGTGGCGGAGACGCTGCGCGCCCGGCTGCCGATGGTCGCCGAGCGGACGGTCTCCGCGATCACCGCTGAGGTGCCGGACTACTCCGGCGCGCTCACCGGTGCCATGCGGGCGAAGATCGAAAACGCGGTACGCATCGCCCTCGGCACGTTCCTCCAGCTCATCGAGGGTACCCAGGCGTTCGACCCGAGCACTCCCCTGGCCCCGGCGCTGGAGGCGGCGTACGCGCTGGGCAGCGGCGAGGCCCGCTCGGGGCGCAGCATGGACGCGCTGCTGGCCGCGTACCGGGTGGGCGCCCGGGTGGCCTGGCGCGAGGTGTCGACCACGACGGTACGCAGCGGGCTGGCCGCCGAGACGGTGGCCGAGTTCGCCGAGCTGATGTTCGCCTACATCGACGAGCTGTCCGCGGCGAGCGTGGCCGGGCACGCCGACGAACTGGCCAGTGCCGGCCGGATGCGCCGCCGCAGCCTGGAACGGCTCACCCAGCAACTGCTGGCCGGTGAGCCGGAGGAGTCGTTGCGGCGCAGCGCGGAGCGCGCCGACTGGCCGCCGCCGCAGACCCTCACAGTGGTGCTGCTGCCGCGCCGGCACCTGCGTGCGGTGCTGGCGCTGCTCAGCCCGTACACGCTGGAGAGCGGCGAGGACCTGCCCGGCATGAACCCGGTCGAGGAGCTGGCCGTACTGCTGGTGCCGGACATGCACGGCGGCCGGCGCCGCCAGCTCACCCGGCTGCTGCACGGGCACCGGGCGGTGCTCGGCCCGGCCCGGCCCTGGCACCGGGTCGCCGCGTCGTACCAGCGGGCCACCCGAGCGCTCGCGCTCGGCCTCGGCGAGGCGGACGCCGGGCCGGTCGACACCGAGCGCCACCTGGCGACGCTGCTGCTCAGCATGGATCCGGAAGCCCTGGCCGACCTGCGCGCGCAGGCGCTCGCGCCACTGGCCGCGCTGCCCCCGGCCACCGCGCACCGGCTGGCCGAGACGCTGCGGTCGTGGCTGCTGCACCAGGGACGCCGCGACGACGTGGCGGCCGACCTGTACGTGCACCCGCAGACCGTCCGCTACCGGATGGGCAAGCTGCGGGAGCTGTTCGGCGACCGGCTGCACGACCCGGCCACTGTGCTCGACCTGACCATCGCTCTGGCCGTACCTCCGGAGCCGGAGGAGGCGTGA
- a CDS encoding ferredoxin reductase, protein MTTTASRRPQKVTFRDRLLRLAGTVTTPVLPDDYLDLIAPLRAGAPLRGKIVAVRPETRDAATLVIQPGRAWQGHTPGQYIRLGVDVDGVRQWRAYSLTSPPDAADGRISVTVKAIPDGKVSNHLVRRLRPGTIVHLDQAQGEFVLPAATPERVLFLTAGSGITPVMGMLRSGLADRADVVLVHSAPTRDDVIFGTELRALADRGALRLIERHTDTDGLLDVAELAGLVPDHLDREAWACGPIGMLDAVEGYWSSNDLVERLHTERFRPTVITPGEGGTVTFTGAGVTVESDGATTLLDAGENAGVLMPSGCRMGICFGCVVPLRQGAVRDLRNGDVTTAVPGDGVLVQTCVSAAAGTCDIDI, encoded by the coding sequence ATGACCACAACTGCCTCCCGCCGCCCTCAGAAGGTCACCTTCCGGGACAGGCTGCTGCGGCTGGCCGGAACGGTCACCACGCCGGTGCTGCCGGACGACTATCTCGACCTGATCGCGCCGCTGCGCGCGGGCGCCCCGCTGCGCGGCAAGATCGTCGCGGTACGCCCGGAGACCCGGGACGCGGCCACGCTGGTGATCCAACCCGGCCGCGCCTGGCAGGGCCACACGCCCGGGCAGTACATCCGCCTCGGCGTGGACGTCGACGGGGTGCGTCAGTGGCGCGCGTACTCGCTCACCTCGCCGCCGGACGCCGCGGACGGCCGGATCTCCGTCACCGTGAAGGCCATCCCGGACGGCAAGGTCAGCAACCATCTCGTACGCCGGCTGCGGCCCGGCACGATCGTGCACCTCGACCAGGCCCAGGGTGAGTTCGTGCTGCCCGCCGCGACGCCCGAGCGCGTCCTGTTCCTCACCGCGGGCAGCGGCATCACCCCGGTCATGGGGATGCTGCGCTCCGGGCTGGCGGACCGGGCCGACGTGGTGCTCGTGCACTCGGCGCCGACCCGCGACGACGTCATCTTCGGTACGGAGCTGCGCGCCCTGGCCGACCGCGGCGCGCTACGGCTGATCGAGCGGCACACCGACACGGACGGCCTGCTCGACGTCGCCGAACTGGCCGGCCTGGTGCCCGACCACCTCGACCGGGAGGCGTGGGCGTGCGGGCCGATCGGCATGCTCGACGCGGTCGAGGGGTACTGGTCCTCGAACGATCTCGTCGAGCGGTTGCACACCGAGCGGTTCCGCCCGACGGTGATCACGCCGGGCGAGGGAGGCACCGTGACCTTCACCGGGGCGGGCGTGACAGTCGAGTCCGACGGCGCCACCACACTGCTCGACGCGGGGGAGAACGCCGGAGTGCTGATGCCTTCCGGGTGCCGGATGGGCATCTGCTTCGGCTGCGTCGTACCGCTGCGCCAGGGAGCTGTCCGCGACCTGCGCAACGGCGACGTCACCACTGCCGTACCGGGGGACGGCGTGCTGGTCCAGACGTGCGTGTCGGCCGCCGCCGGTACCTGCGACATCGATATCTGA
- a CDS encoding fatty acid desaturase family protein, with the protein MTVIQKKAVNPIAHLSAEDIEIIGKELDAIRDRVLADRGERDARYIRKVVKTQRTLEMSSRAVLLFSLFPPAWIVGTAGLTVAKILENMEIGHNVLHGQWDWMRDPKIHSTTWEWDHVSPADQWKQSHNELHHRYTNVVGKDNDLGYGIMRVDEDQPWHPMHLGQPLWNLLNAAFFEYGIAAYDMELGDHLKQRKLKDPKFRAKARAVGRKIRRQVLKDYVVHPLLSGPSFLSTLAATFTANLLRNVWSHSVIMCGHFPNGVETFEKTSIDGETRGEWYLRQMLGSANISGSRLLHIMTGNLSYQIEHHLFPDLPSNRYQEIAPQVRALFDRYGLHYTTGPLPKQVASAWWKVIRLSLPNRKDSRQPVAPAALASSGTA; encoded by the coding sequence GTGACCGTGATCCAGAAGAAGGCCGTCAACCCGATCGCCCACCTGAGCGCCGAGGACATCGAGATCATCGGCAAGGAACTGGACGCGATCCGGGACCGGGTCCTCGCCGACCGGGGGGAGCGGGACGCCCGCTACATCCGCAAGGTGGTCAAGACCCAGCGGACACTGGAGATGAGCAGCCGTGCGGTGCTGCTGTTCTCGCTGTTCCCGCCGGCCTGGATCGTCGGCACGGCCGGGCTCACGGTCGCCAAGATCCTGGAGAACATGGAGATCGGGCACAACGTCCTGCACGGCCAGTGGGACTGGATGCGTGACCCGAAGATCCACTCCACCACCTGGGAGTGGGACCACGTCTCCCCGGCCGACCAGTGGAAGCAGTCGCACAACGAGCTGCACCACAGGTACACCAACGTGGTCGGCAAGGACAACGACCTCGGGTACGGCATCATGCGCGTGGACGAGGACCAGCCCTGGCACCCGATGCACCTCGGGCAGCCGCTGTGGAACCTGCTCAACGCCGCGTTCTTCGAGTACGGCATCGCCGCGTACGACATGGAGCTGGGCGACCACCTCAAGCAGCGCAAGCTCAAGGACCCCAAGTTCCGGGCCAAGGCCAGGGCCGTCGGACGCAAGATCCGCCGCCAGGTGCTCAAGGACTACGTGGTGCACCCGCTGCTGTCCGGGCCGTCGTTCCTGTCCACACTCGCCGCCACGTTCACCGCGAACCTGCTGCGCAACGTGTGGAGCCACTCCGTGATCATGTGCGGGCACTTCCCCAACGGCGTGGAGACGTTCGAGAAGACCTCCATCGACGGCGAGACCCGCGGCGAGTGGTACCTGCGGCAGATGCTCGGCTCGGCCAACATCAGCGGCAGCCGGCTGCTACACATCATGACCGGCAACCTGTCGTACCAGATCGAGCACCACCTCTTCCCCGACCTGCCCAGCAACCGCTACCAGGAGATCGCCCCGCAGGTGCGGGCGCTGTTCGACAGGTACGGCCTGCACTACACCACCGGCCCGCTGCCCAAGCAGGTCGCCTCCGCGTGGTGGAAGGTCATCCGCCTGTCGCTGCCCAACCGCAAGGACAGCCGGCAGCCGGTCGCCCCGGCCGCTCTGGCCTCCTCCGGTACGGCCTGA
- a CDS encoding glycosyltransferase family 4 protein, producing the protein MRRDDTTRLGRRVVMLVDNAVEGDSRVQKAARSAADAGWDVTLIGCAHVDAERRWRLGDAEVRVLPLAAARATPPAAVSGPRGVSGLRTRLVARGGLPLRAARLARRPVEHAQVRYWRARLRDGAWRRLEPGLWDYERVAGPVVDGLRPDLIHAHDFRMLGVAARAVDRARAAGRDTKLVWDAHEWLPGARPRRDNARWLPAHLGYVREYVGAADAVVTVSDTLADLLVRDHALPERPTVILNAPVTAASEPPAPEPAAFEPADLAAPDLRKRCGLPPDTPLLVYSGAMAAQRGVDTVVEALPLLPGVHLALVVADPDAAYVRQVVACATRHGVGDRVHVLPYVPHRQLVAFLAAADIGLIPLHHWPNHEIALITKFFEYAHARLPIVVSDVRTMAETVRATGQGEVFRARDAADLARAVRAVLADPARYRAAYEGEGSPLQEWTWEAQAERLDALYRCLLTPAR; encoded by the coding sequence ATGCGGCGCGACGACACGACGCGGCTCGGCCGGCGCGTGGTCATGCTCGTCGACAACGCGGTCGAGGGTGACTCGCGGGTGCAGAAGGCGGCCCGCTCGGCCGCCGACGCCGGCTGGGACGTCACGCTGATCGGCTGCGCCCACGTCGACGCCGAACGCCGCTGGCGGCTCGGTGACGCCGAGGTCCGCGTCCTGCCGCTCGCCGCCGCGCGCGCCACTCCACCGGCCGCCGTCTCCGGCCCGCGCGGCGTGTCCGGGCTGCGGACGCGGCTGGTGGCCCGGGGCGGGTTGCCGTTGCGCGCGGCCCGGCTGGCACGCCGGCCGGTGGAGCACGCCCAGGTCCGCTACTGGCGAGCCCGGCTGCGCGACGGGGCCTGGCGGCGGCTGGAGCCGGGGCTCTGGGACTACGAACGGGTCGCCGGACCGGTCGTCGACGGGCTGCGGCCCGACCTGATCCACGCGCACGACTTCCGGATGCTCGGCGTGGCCGCCCGCGCCGTGGACCGCGCCCGCGCCGCCGGACGGGACACCAAGCTGGTCTGGGACGCGCACGAGTGGCTGCCCGGCGCCCGGCCCCGCCGCGACAACGCCCGCTGGCTGCCCGCGCATCTCGGGTACGTCCGCGAGTACGTCGGCGCCGCCGACGCGGTGGTCACCGTCTCCGACACGCTCGCGGACCTGCTGGTACGCGACCACGCCCTGCCCGAGCGCCCCACAGTGATCCTGAACGCCCCGGTCACTGCCGCCTCCGAGCCGCCCGCCCCCGAGCCGGCCGCCTTCGAGCCCGCCGACCTGGCCGCTCCCGACCTGCGGAAGCGGTGCGGTCTGCCCCCGGACACGCCGCTGCTCGTCTACAGCGGGGCGATGGCCGCCCAGCGCGGCGTGGACACGGTGGTCGAGGCGTTGCCGCTGCTGCCCGGCGTACACCTGGCCCTTGTCGTCGCCGACCCGGACGCGGCCTACGTCCGCCAGGTCGTCGCTTGCGCGACCCGGCACGGGGTGGGCGACCGGGTGCACGTGCTGCCGTACGTGCCGCACCGGCAGCTCGTCGCGTTCCTCGCCGCCGCCGACATCGGGCTGATCCCGCTGCACCACTGGCCCAACCACGAGATCGCGCTGATCACCAAGTTCTTCGAGTACGCGCACGCGCGGCTGCCGATCGTGGTCAGCGACGTGCGGACCATGGCCGAGACGGTCCGCGCCACCGGGCAGGGCGAGGTGTTCCGCGCCCGCGACGCCGCCGACCTGGCCCGCGCGGTACGGGCGGTCCTCGCGGATCCGGCCCGGTACCGCGCCGCGTACGAGGGCGAGGGTTCCCCGCTCCAGGAGTGGACGTGGGAGGCGCAGGCCGAACGCCTGGACGCGCTCTACCGCTGCCTGCTCACCCCCGCCCGCTGA